The Nocardioides sp. S5 genome includes a window with the following:
- a CDS encoding ATP-binding protein, whose product MMTTPTTSGPTGTTDGARRRPTRVSVRTRITVVIAVLTAAAMSGAGLLVYALESARIERQVTSQISQEIEEFRNLRRDPNTGEAFNDVRRVLEVFLTRNVPDDDELLVGYTSGEGTIATRNRYGQEVLDEPAYQQAVQDLAEVGGTRIIDSPAFGETWVTLVPVTNAQGDGALVIANFLRDEHEELNRTLQTYALVALLSLGLITTIAAFQSGRLLAPLRTLEETAREITATDLSRRIVEQGNDDITALTRTINGMLERLDSGFAAQRQFLDDAGHELKTPLTVVRGHLELIDPTDPDDLVQTRELVLDEVDRMSRLVTDLILLAKSRRPDFLVVGEVELGGLTQSVLAKATALGERDWQLDDAAHGRAVLDEQRITQALLQLADNAVKHTDPGAVIAVGSAMEDGLVRLWVRDTGDGIRPEDREAVLERFGRSSVRAGDDGFGLGLSIVRAIADAHGGDVVIRDAEPRGAHVEIVLPERTLGR is encoded by the coding sequence ATGATGACGACACCGACGACGAGCGGGCCGACGGGGACGACTGACGGTGCCCGCCGACGCCCCACCCGAGTCTCCGTCCGGACCCGCATCACCGTCGTCATCGCCGTCCTCACGGCCGCGGCCATGAGCGGTGCGGGACTGCTCGTCTACGCCCTCGAGTCGGCGCGCATCGAGCGACAGGTCACCTCCCAGATCAGCCAGGAGATCGAGGAGTTCCGCAACCTGCGCCGCGACCCCAACACCGGCGAGGCGTTCAACGACGTGCGCCGTGTCCTCGAGGTCTTCCTCACCCGCAACGTCCCCGACGACGACGAGCTGCTCGTGGGCTACACCAGCGGCGAGGGCACGATCGCCACCCGCAACCGCTACGGCCAGGAGGTGCTCGACGAGCCGGCCTACCAGCAGGCAGTCCAGGACCTCGCGGAGGTGGGCGGCACGAGGATCATCGACTCCCCCGCCTTCGGGGAGACCTGGGTGACCCTCGTGCCCGTGACCAACGCCCAGGGCGACGGGGCGCTCGTCATCGCCAACTTCCTGCGCGACGAGCACGAGGAGCTCAACCGCACCCTCCAGACCTACGCCCTCGTCGCCCTCCTCTCGCTGGGCCTCATCACCACGATCGCGGCCTTCCAGTCCGGGCGGCTGCTCGCCCCGCTGCGCACCCTGGAGGAGACCGCCCGCGAGATCACCGCGACCGACCTCTCGCGCCGCATCGTCGAGCAGGGCAACGACGACATCACCGCCCTGACCCGCACCATCAACGGCATGCTGGAGCGCCTCGACTCCGGGTTCGCCGCCCAGCGGCAGTTCCTCGACGACGCCGGCCACGAGCTCAAGACACCGCTCACGGTGGTGCGCGGCCACCTCGAGCTCATCGACCCCACCGACCCGGACGACCTGGTGCAGACGCGCGAGCTCGTGCTCGACGAGGTCGACCGGATGTCGCGCCTGGTGACCGACCTGATCCTGCTGGCCAAGAGCCGACGCCCCGACTTCCTCGTCGTGGGCGAGGTGGAGCTCGGCGGACTCACCCAGTCGGTGCTCGCGAAGGCCACCGCCCTCGGTGAGCGCGACTGGCAGCTCGACGACGCCGCCCACGGCCGCGCGGTGCTCGACGAGCAGCGCATCACCCAGGCGCTGCTCCAGCTCGCCGACAACGCGGTGAAGCACACCGACCCCGGCGCCGTGATCGCTGTCGGCTCGGCCATGGAGGACGGCCTGGTCCGGCTCTGGGTTCGCGACACCGGCGACGGCATCCGCCCGGAGGACCGCGAGGCGGTGCTGGAGCGCTTCGGCCGCAGCAGCGTCCGCGCCGGCGACGACGGGTTCGGGCTGGGCCTGAGCATCGTGCGCGCCATCGCCGACGCCCACGGCGGAGACGTCGTCATCCGCGACGCCGAACCCCGGGGTGCGCACGTGGAGATCGTCCTGCCCGAGCGGACGCTCGGCCGATGA